The genomic stretch AAAGCTGGCTTCATCCCGACCATTGGTACCAGACCAATGTTGTCGCGAACGTTCGACTGCACGAGAAATTGCGGCGTTTCGATTTCCTCAAGAAATACGTCCATATCTCGACTCCTGAAGTCTACGGCTCCTGCAGCGGCAACGTGACGGAGGATGCCCCCTTCAATCCAAGCACGCCTTACGCCGCCTCCCGCGCCGCATGCGACCTGCACCTGCAGACCTTTTTCAAGAACTACAGATTCCCCGTCGTTTACACTCGCGCCGCAAACGTTTACGGTCCTGGCCAACAGCTCTACCGCATCATCCCCCGCACGATGCTCTTCATCCGCCTCGGGCGGAAGTTGCAACTCCACGGCGGCGGACACTCGGTACGCTCCTTCATCCATCTGCGCGACGTCTCCGAAGGGACCTACCGGGTCCTGGCAGACGGCATTCCCGGCCAGTCCTATCACCTTTCCACCAAACGCTTCATCTCCATCCGCGACCTCGTCGCCCTCATTTGCCAAAGAATGGGGACGACGTTCGAGGAGGTCGTCGAAGTCGTCGGCGACCGCCCCGGCAAAGATGCCGCCTACCTTCTCGACGCCACGCGCGCCCGCACCGAACTGGGCTGGCAAGAGCAGGTCGACCTGGAGCCCGGGATCGACGAGATGGTCGCCTGGGTTGATCGTTATCTTCCTGCGCTGCGCGATCAGCCGTCGAATTACATTCACAAACCCTAGTTTAACTCGCTCGCTCCGTGACCTCCACCCAAGCCAAAATTCTCCCCTACGAGACGGCTTCCGACGCTTTCGACGCCCTCCGCCTCCAAGGCAAGAGAATCGTGCAGTGCCATGGGACCTTCGACCTGATTCATCCGGGCCATATCTATCATCTGGAAGAAGCCCGTGAACTGGGAGATATTCTCGTCGTCACCGTGACGGCCGAACATTTCGTGAACAAGGGACCCGGGCGGCCCTTCTTTAACGATCTCCTTCGTGGCAAAAGTCTCGCGGCCCTCGCATGCGTCGATTATGTTGTCCTTATTCCCCATCCCACGGCGCTCAAGGCCATCGAGTGCGTGAAGCCGGCGATTTACTGCAAGGGGGTCGAATATGCAAACCCCGACAACGATGTCACCGGCAATATCCACGAAGATCTCCGTACCGTCGAAGCCTACGGTGGTGAAGTGCGTTACCTCGGATCGATCGTTTTCAGTTCCACCAAACTCATTAACGCCCACTTTGCCCCCGTCCCGCAGGGTGTGCGGGAATATTGCGCCGGATTGGCCAAAGAGTTCAGTCCCGATCGCTTTCGCGAAATCGTCGACTCCTTCTCCCGGCTAAAGGTCCTGATCGTGGGGGATGTGATCTACGACCGCTACTCCTACGTCAAAGTCCAGGGCCTCACCTCCAAGAACCGGATTCTTTCCTCCCGCCTCCTCTCCGAGGAAACCCAGACCGGAGGCGCCCTGGCCGTCTACCGGCATATCCGCCAATTTACCGAAAAAGTCGATCTTCTCAGCCTCGTCGGTACGGAGCCATGGATTAATGCGAATTTGGCGCTTTACGTCGACAAGGCGAATGACCGCCTCATTCGCACTCCTTCCTTTCAGACCATCGTGAAGCAACGTTTTGTTGAAACTGCAGGCGAAGGAAAAGAACTGAACAAGCTTTTCAGCGTCAACTTCATCGATGCCGATCCTCCTCAGGCCAAAGTGCAAGAAGAGATCCTCCGATCCCTCGAGGCGATCATCGGCGATTACGACCTCGTCGTTGTCACGGATTTCGGCCACGGACTCATGCAGGACGAAATGCGACGTCTCGTCGAGGCGAAGGCACCCTATCTCGCCCTCAATTGCCAAACAAACAGCAACAACCACGGGTTCAACATCATCTCCAATCAGTATCGGCGAGCCGACTGCTTCTCCCTCGACGATCAGGAACTCATGCTCTCCGTGGCCCGGAAGCACGTGAATCATTCCGTCGAAATCAAAGCCTTGCTCGCCCGATTTGATTCCGCACAGGCCTGGTTGACGCGAGGCGGTGTCGAGACGATCGGCGTGGCGAAGGATCGCAGCCCTTGTACCCTCCTGCCTTTGGAATCGAGGATCGTCGATACCGTGGGTGCGGGCGACGCCTTTTTCGCCGTGGCCGCGCTTGGAGCCAAGCTCGAGCTCCCCATCGCTTTCACCACCTTTCTGGGTCAGCTCGCGGGAGCCCAGGCCGTCCGCATTGTCGGCAATACCGAACCCATTTCAAAGCAAGGGCTCCTCAAGAGCGGGATGTCCCTTCTCAATCTTTAATCCATACACGCTTCGTCTACTCCCTATGAAAATTCTCCTGACCGGAGGGTGCGGCTACATCGGCACCCCCCTTGCGCAAAGCCTCCTCAAGGCAGGCCACGACATCACTGTTTACGATATCCAATGGTTCGGCAACCATCTCGAGCCTCACCCGAAATTGACGGTCATCCAGGGTGACATCCGCGATATCGACCGTGTTCCCATGGATGGTATCGAAAGCATCCTTCATCTGGCCAACGTCGCCAACGATCCCTGCAGCGATCTCAATTCTAAACTCAATTGGGAGGTCAACGCCCTCGCCACGATGCAGCTTGTCGAAAAGGCGATCGCCCACGGCGTCCGGCAGTTCGTCTTTGCCAGCTCCGGTAGCGTCTACGGCGTGAAAGAAGAGCCGGAAGTGACGGAAGACCTCTCCCTTGTCCCGATCTCCGACTATAACAAGACCAAGATGGTCAGCGAGCGCGTGCTCCTGAGCTACGCCGATAAAATCCTCGTCAATATCGTCCGTCCCGCAACCGTTTGTGGCTATTCCCCGCGGATGCGCCTCGATGTCGCGGTGAACATGCTTACAATGCAGGCTCTCGCCAGCGGAAAGATCACTGTTTTGGGTGGCGATCAGACCCGACCCAACATCCACATCCGGGATATGGTTCGCGTCTACCACCATTTCCTTGCCAACGGTGCGAAGGCCCCCGGCATCTACAATGCCGGGTTCGAGAACATCTCCATTCTCGATATTGCCAACCGGGTAAAGGATCGTGTCCCGTGTGAAATCGTGGTGAGCGAATCGAATGATCCTCGATCCTACCGTCTCAGCTCGAAAAAGCTTCTCTCCACGGGATTCGAGCCGAAGTATACCGTCGCCGACGGCATCGCCGAGGTTATCGCCGCTTTCCGCGACGGAAACCTCCGGATGGAAGACCGCTACTTCAACATCAAGACGATGAAGAAGCTGACCAACCTTTCCTGATCTTCCGTCCCATGACCCCGACATCGCTGGCCAAGGACCTCTATCGCCGGATGGTGCGCATCCGGCGTGTCGAGGAAACCATCGCCGAGCTCTATGCGGAACAGCAGATGCGCTGCCCCGTCCATCTGAGCATCGGGCAGGAATCCGTCGCCGTGGCCGCCGGTGCGGCGGTGCGGCAAACGGATTATGCGATGAGCGGCCATCGCTCGCACGCCCACTATCTAGCCAAGGGCGGCAACCTGCGGGCCATGTTCGCGGAAATGTACGGTCGCGAGACCGGCTGTTGCTCCGGCCGCGGCGGCTCCATGCATTTGATCGATCTCGACGCCGGTTTCCTGGGTGCGGTCCCTATCGTTGGCAGCACGATCCCGATCGCCGTCGGCACCGCCTTCGCCATCCAGCGCCGGAAAGAGGACCGCGTCACTCTCACCTTTTTCGGAGAGGGGGCGACTGAGGAGGGTGTCTTCCACGAGAGCATGAATTTCGCCTCGCTTCACAAGCTCCCCATCGTCTTCGTCTGCGAGAACAACCTCTACTCCGTCTACTCGCCCATGCGCGTGAGGCAGCCCGCCCACCGCGAGGTTTTTCACCAGGCCCAAGGCCACGGTGTCTCCGCCCTTCAGGCCGACGGGAACGATCTCCTCGGTGCCCACGCCCTCATGACCGAGGCTGTCGCCAAAGCCCGCGCGGGCCAGGGTCCCATCTTCATCGAATTCCTCACCTACCGCTGGCGGGAACATTGCGGCCCCGGTTACGACAACCACATCGGATACCGCACCGAGGCCGAATACCTCGCCTGGAAAGAGAAATGCCCTGTCGCCCGGATGGAACGCGAATACGGCACCGCCATCCTTCTCACCACGGAAGAGGAAGCAGCCCTTCGGAATGAGATCGAAGATGCCGTCGCCTTCGCCAAAGCCAGCCCCTTCCCGAACCCCGAGACCATCGCGCGGCATCTTTACGCCGCTCCCATACCCTTCCACTAGCATGAGCCGCATCCTTTCCTACGCCCAGGCGCTTCTAGAGGGGACTGACCTGGCCCTGGCCGCCGATCCCAACGTCTACATCGTCGGCCTCGGGGTTCCCGATCCTAAGGGCCTTTTCGGAACCACGCTCGGCCTTGTCGAAAAATACGGCGAGTCCCGAGTCATGGATATGCCCTGCGCCGAAAATGCCATGACGGGAATCGCCATCGGCAGCG from Verrucomicrobium sp. GAS474 encodes the following:
- a CDS encoding thiamine pyrophosphate-dependent dehydrogenase E1 component subunit alpha; translation: MTPTSLAKDLYRRMVRIRRVEETIAELYAEQQMRCPVHLSIGQESVAVAAGAAVRQTDYAMSGHRSHAHYLAKGGNLRAMFAEMYGRETGCCSGRGGSMHLIDLDAGFLGAVPIVGSTIPIAVGTAFAIQRRKEDRVTLTFFGEGATEEGVFHESMNFASLHKLPIVFVCENNLYSVYSPMRVRQPAHREVFHQAQGHGVSALQADGNDLLGAHALMTEAVAKARAGQGPIFIEFLTYRWREHCGPGYDNHIGYRTEAEYLAWKEKCPVARMEREYGTAILLTTEEEAALRNEIEDAVAFAKASPFPNPETIARHLYAAPIPFH
- a CDS encoding adenylyltransferase/cytidyltransferase family protein — encoded protein: MTSTQAKILPYETASDAFDALRLQGKRIVQCHGTFDLIHPGHIYHLEEARELGDILVVTVTAEHFVNKGPGRPFFNDLLRGKSLAALACVDYVVLIPHPTALKAIECVKPAIYCKGVEYANPDNDVTGNIHEDLRTVEAYGGEVRYLGSIVFSSTKLINAHFAPVPQGVREYCAGLAKEFSPDRFREIVDSFSRLKVLIVGDVIYDRYSYVKVQGLTSKNRILSSRLLSEETQTGGALAVYRHIRQFTEKVDLLSLVGTEPWINANLALYVDKANDRLIRTPSFQTIVKQRFVETAGEGKELNKLFSVNFIDADPPQAKVQEEILRSLEAIIGDYDLVVVTDFGHGLMQDEMRRLVEAKAPYLALNCQTNSNNHGFNIISNQYRRADCFSLDDQELMLSVARKHVNHSVEIKALLARFDSAQAWLTRGGVETIGVAKDRSPCTLLPLESRIVDTVGAGDAFFAVAALGAKLELPIAFTTFLGQLAGAQAVRIVGNTEPISKQGLLKSGMSLLNL
- a CDS encoding GDP-mannose 4,6-dehydratase — its product is MTPPPVVVIGSNSISGASFVDYLLKKGESVIGMSRSPEPVEALLPYKMSGRAVSEAFRFLQLDLNHDVDRIAAEIKAVEAAYVVNFAAQSMVAESWLHPDHWYQTNVVANVRLHEKLRRFDFLKKYVHISTPEVYGSCSGNVTEDAPFNPSTPYAASRAACDLHLQTFFKNYRFPVVYTRAANVYGPGQQLYRIIPRTMLFIRLGRKLQLHGGGHSVRSFIHLRDVSEGTYRVLADGIPGQSYHLSTKRFISIRDLVALICQRMGTTFEEVVEVVGDRPGKDAAYLLDATRARTELGWQEQVDLEPGIDEMVAWVDRYLPALRDQPSNYIHKP
- a CDS encoding SDR family oxidoreductase — encoded protein: MKILLTGGCGYIGTPLAQSLLKAGHDITVYDIQWFGNHLEPHPKLTVIQGDIRDIDRVPMDGIESILHLANVANDPCSDLNSKLNWEVNALATMQLVEKAIAHGVRQFVFASSGSVYGVKEEPEVTEDLSLVPISDYNKTKMVSERVLLSYADKILVNIVRPATVCGYSPRMRLDVAVNMLTMQALASGKITVLGGDQTRPNIHIRDMVRVYHHFLANGAKAPGIYNAGFENISILDIANRVKDRVPCEIVVSESNDPRSYRLSSKKLLSTGFEPKYTVADGIAEVIAAFRDGNLRMEDRYFNIKTMKKLTNLS